In Polycladomyces zharkentensis, one DNA window encodes the following:
- a CDS encoding YheC/YheD family protein, with translation MRRKRLIRHYQQIASKLLKTRVLEKTESLRPFLPETRWYSSDTLKLMLKRYPIVYIKPDKGGGGGGILRVRKLEDDKYEVRFRTRAKITTWSQLDGWLRSCFITGKRYLIQQGINLATINGRPFDFRLLLQRPNKDWKLTGIVAKAAAPGRIVTNHCKGGKPVVAAEALLVAADGDPNTVERWVKMLVWLGLGTADALHAKFTGLRELGIDVGLDKNGRFWIFEVNTRPQFQMFKKIGNRSMYRKIMQFHRKIV, from the coding sequence ATGAGACGAAAAAGACTGATTCGCCATTATCAACAAATTGCGAGCAAACTCCTAAAAACGCGCGTGTTGGAGAAGACGGAATCACTTCGCCCGTTTTTGCCGGAAACACGGTGGTATTCGTCGGATACATTGAAGCTGATGTTAAAACGGTACCCGATCGTCTACATCAAGCCGGACAAGGGTGGGGGCGGCGGCGGAATCCTGCGTGTGCGGAAACTGGAGGATGACAAGTATGAAGTCCGCTTTCGCACACGTGCCAAAATCACTACCTGGAGTCAATTGGATGGATGGTTGCGCTCCTGTTTCATCACCGGAAAACGGTATTTGATCCAACAGGGAATCAATTTGGCGACGATAAATGGTCGGCCGTTCGACTTCCGTCTGCTGTTGCAGCGACCCAACAAGGATTGGAAACTCACCGGGATTGTCGCCAAAGCCGCCGCTCCCGGTCGCATTGTCACCAACCACTGCAAAGGCGGGAAGCCTGTTGTTGCGGCCGAGGCGCTGTTGGTGGCGGCCGATGGTGACCCGAATACCGTAGAGCGGTGGGTGAAAATGTTGGTTTGGCTTGGACTGGGGACGGCTGACGCTCTGCATGCCAAATTTACCGGATTGCGGGAGCTGGGAATCGATGTGGGGTTGGATAAAAACGGCCGGTTTTGGATCTTTGAGGTGAATACGCGACCGCAATTCCAGATGTTCAAAAAAATTGGCAATCGGAGCATGTACCGCAAAATCATGCAGTTTCACCGCAAGATTGTGTGA
- a CDS encoding peptidase MA family metallohydrolase, with product MKTTARWIRFLLWVAVFLFFSRQGISWAQPVMYEGNQLLDDLRFHQWATIRKPSVILTYPPRLADQATIIADEAEKTAREFQTNWGWQIKRPVHIYLFPDRSSLRKRFGWEPGTSASGVYYAGSIYLLNPDCWMNQTVSLKEDPWQWRRIFHSQGPLHHEFAHLYLDRLTKGNFPRWYTEAFAQWVEYRTLGYEWRTKDNDLRFHRPYSYRDLDRSFDRLPNQALAYRESFLFFRYMVQTAGHEQIDRFHRMLAEGIPFDDAWRQCFGRPVEQSFDQWLKQS from the coding sequence ATGAAAACAACCGCACGATGGATTCGTTTCCTTCTATGGGTGGCGGTTTTCTTATTTTTCAGCAGACAGGGTATCTCATGGGCGCAACCCGTCATGTATGAGGGGAACCAATTGTTGGATGACCTTCGTTTTCACCAGTGGGCCACCATCCGCAAACCGTCTGTTATATTGACCTATCCGCCCCGGTTGGCAGATCAGGCGACCATTATTGCCGACGAAGCGGAAAAGACGGCACGTGAATTTCAAACCAACTGGGGATGGCAAATCAAACGGCCGGTTCACATCTATTTGTTTCCGGACAGATCATCGTTACGCAAACGGTTCGGATGGGAACCGGGGACCTCCGCATCCGGCGTCTACTACGCGGGTTCCATCTATCTGCTCAATCCCGATTGCTGGATGAACCAAACGGTTTCTCTCAAGGAAGACCCGTGGCAGTGGAGGCGGATTTTCCACTCCCAGGGTCCGTTGCACCATGAGTTCGCTCATTTGTACCTGGATCGGTTAACGAAGGGAAATTTCCCCAGATGGTACACCGAAGCGTTCGCCCAATGGGTGGAATACCGGACACTCGGTTACGAATGGAGGACGAAAGACAACGATTTGCGTTTCCATCGGCCGTATTCTTACCGTGATCTGGATCGTTCGTTTGACCGTCTGCCCAATCAGGCATTGGCTTACCGGGAAAGCTTTTTGTTTTTCCGATACATGGTACAAACGGCAGGACATGAGCAGATCGACCGTTTTCACCGCATGCTGGCCGAGGGCATCCCTTTTGATGATGCATGGCGGCAATGTTTCGGCCGGCCTGTTGAGCAATCATTTGATCAGTGGTTGAAACAATCATGA
- the yycF gene encoding response regulator YycF — translation MCAKILVVEDERPIADILQFNLSKEGYEVECVYDGDSALKRVFASPPDLMLLDLMLPGTDGIEVCRQVRQKYQFPIIMLTAKDSEVDKVLGLEIGADDYVTKPFSNRELLARIKANLRRFQQNKANQNPDEEDSRLRIGELTIDPVSYSVTKHAKPIDLTHREFELLLYMAKHVNQVLTREHLLQSVWGYDYFGDVRTVDVTIRRLREKVEDDPSQPKYIITRRGIGYTMRDPSVER, via the coding sequence TTGTGTGCGAAGATCTTAGTCGTGGAAGATGAACGTCCCATCGCCGACATTCTGCAGTTTAATCTGAGCAAAGAAGGATATGAAGTTGAATGCGTGTACGACGGGGACAGCGCACTGAAGCGGGTGTTCGCCTCCCCTCCGGACCTGATGTTGCTGGATTTGATGCTGCCCGGAACAGACGGGATCGAAGTGTGCCGTCAGGTGCGGCAAAAATATCAGTTTCCGATCATTATGCTGACTGCCAAGGATTCTGAAGTGGACAAAGTGTTGGGGTTGGAAATCGGCGCGGACGACTACGTGACCAAACCGTTCAGCAACCGGGAACTGTTGGCCCGGATCAAGGCCAATTTGCGCAGGTTTCAGCAAAACAAGGCCAACCAGAACCCGGATGAGGAAGATTCCCGTCTGCGGATCGGGGAATTGACGATCGATCCCGTCAGTTACTCGGTGACCAAGCATGCCAAACCGATCGACCTGACACACCGGGAATTTGAGCTGCTTTTGTATATGGCCAAACATGTCAATCAGGTGCTCACCCGCGAACACCTCCTGCAATCAGTGTGGGGGTACGACTATTTTGGCGACGTGCGCACCGTGGACGTCACCATCCGTCGACTGAGGGAAAAGGTGGAGGATGATCCCAGCCAGCCGAAATACATCATCACGCGTCGGGGCATCGGATACACGATGCGGGATCCCTCCGTGGAGCGGTGA
- a CDS encoding ATP-binding protein: protein MKHWFRMFQSIQWKLVVIYLSLILIAMQLTGVYLFRSLETYYFTDFNKTLENQISVLTTPSDLSELLSKGVDSPTEANELNQLVQQLFTYKKWQATVQVVDKDGIVISTTGDNHSVIGQKNLKATQALESGVRYEGVRIDPDSGNRMKVVAVPIQRNGQIVGAVYLEVSMEEMYDTINKISIKLIKIPLATMAVTSLLWIIIARTITSPVKAITQQATAMAEGDFNRQVEVKSNDEIGQLATAFNHLAQHLRDALSQNEEEKKKLESVLANMSDGVLAFDREGKTIVSNQLAEEMLGKPIPLGQPINDVLPLSDPIALPLEEERVTYLEMNPDDTEEMQIIKITLTPIQRSGQKMVGLIAVLQDVTEEEKLDRRRKEFVANVSHELRTPLTTIKSYLEALDDGAMNEPELAKRFLSVTLQEADRMARLIQDLLHLSRLDAKQTRFNKKPTDLRRMLEKVVERFSIPCQQKEISLNFHVIEPLPRVYVDRDQMDQVMDNLLSNAVKYTPEGGTITVRARRRSDGSAEVSVSDTGIGIPKKDLARIFERFYRVDKARSRSMGGTGLGLSIAKEIVQAHGGQIGIDSEYQRGTTVYFSLPPCEPEVVR, encoded by the coding sequence ATGAAACACTGGTTCCGCATGTTTCAAAGCATCCAATGGAAACTGGTTGTCATCTATCTCTCGCTGATCCTCATCGCGATGCAATTGACCGGTGTCTACCTGTTTCGATCGCTGGAAACATATTATTTCACCGACTTTAACAAGACACTGGAAAACCAGATCAGCGTACTGACCACGCCATCCGATTTGTCCGAGTTACTCAGCAAGGGAGTGGACAGCCCAACGGAGGCCAACGAACTCAATCAGCTCGTCCAACAGTTATTCACCTACAAAAAGTGGCAGGCCACCGTCCAGGTGGTGGACAAAGACGGCATCGTGATCAGCACGACGGGGGACAACCACAGTGTGATCGGTCAAAAGAACCTCAAAGCGACACAAGCGCTGGAAAGCGGGGTGCGGTATGAAGGGGTCCGCATCGATCCCGACTCGGGAAACCGAATGAAGGTGGTCGCCGTCCCCATCCAGCGGAACGGACAGATTGTGGGAGCCGTTTACCTGGAAGTCTCCATGGAGGAAATGTACGACACGATCAACAAAATCAGCATCAAGCTGATCAAAATTCCGCTCGCCACAATGGCTGTTACCTCCTTGTTGTGGATTATCATTGCCCGAACCATTACCAGTCCGGTAAAGGCGATCACCCAACAAGCCACCGCCATGGCCGAGGGGGATTTCAACCGCCAGGTGGAAGTCAAAAGCAACGATGAGATCGGACAGCTGGCCACCGCCTTTAACCATCTGGCTCAACATCTGCGCGATGCACTGTCGCAAAACGAGGAAGAAAAAAAGAAACTGGAATCCGTACTGGCCAACATGAGTGACGGTGTGTTGGCTTTTGACCGTGAAGGTAAAACGATCGTCTCCAACCAACTCGCCGAGGAAATGCTCGGCAAACCGATTCCGCTGGGACAGCCGATCAACGATGTATTGCCGCTGTCCGACCCGATCGCATTGCCGTTGGAAGAGGAACGGGTCACTTATCTGGAGATGAACCCTGACGATACGGAAGAAATGCAAATCATCAAGATCACGCTGACACCCATTCAACGTTCCGGGCAAAAAATGGTCGGGTTGATCGCCGTTTTGCAGGATGTGACCGAAGAGGAGAAACTGGATCGCAGGCGCAAGGAATTCGTCGCCAATGTGTCGCATGAATTGCGCACACCGCTCACCACCATCAAGAGCTATCTGGAGGCACTGGACGACGGGGCGATGAACGAACCGGAACTGGCCAAGCGGTTTCTCTCCGTCACCCTGCAGGAAGCGGATCGAATGGCACGTCTGATCCAAGACTTATTGCATCTGTCCCGACTGGATGCGAAACAGACCCGGTTCAACAAAAAACCGACCGATTTGCGCCGCATGCTGGAAAAGGTGGTCGAGCGTTTCTCCATCCCATGCCAACAAAAAGAGATCAGCCTCAACTTCCATGTAATCGAACCGTTGCCGCGGGTTTACGTGGACCGAGACCAAATGGATCAAGTGATGGACAACCTGCTGTCCAACGCCGTGAAGTACACGCCGGAAGGCGGAACCATCACGGTACGGGCACGACGGCGCTCAGACGGTTCGGCGGAAGTGTCGGTTTCGGATACCGGAATCGGCATCCCCAAAAAGGATCTTGCCCGGATTTTCGAGCGTTTCTACCGAGTGGACAAAGCCCGCTCGCGCAGTATGGGCGGGACCGGTTTAGGTTTGTCCATCGCCAAGGAAATCGTGCAGGCACACGGCGGGCAAATCGGAATTGACAGCGAATACCAGCGCGGAACCACCGTTTACTTTTCTCTCCCGCCCTGCGAACCCGAGGTGGTGCGATGA
- a CDS encoding YycH family regulatory protein produces the protein MKEHVKTALLTFLILLSFVQTGLLWYSSPSYEGNKQLYVTRPQIGSEKYNKKQMYELVAPHQIIWHHSGAKAWILPERNGYDNLIESLHAGKLENLHLITPTAEQWNQLYQQGTGVELRYFRDVPSEVISAFYLDDIDLSRLKWVSRIWVFIQNNQVITWIISDSEQKVMQAHTTIARFHNILGEIAHQQTEPVDPVYTTGKFPLDTATPASKFPHAFYLPKDSVQATESVYGLKKIQIDAMKSWLFNDPTLVRRFTTQNGSDVYTDTGRILQYNKEKQEMIYTSSAKATEPVSPSLELDRINRFVKKHSGWTGNYLLDRLTQNNDNTNHYHFRLIVDGLPVYWPTAIQSKNPELDPFGIELESTEEEVSMYQRSLLYLSSDPKEVNAVRLPNKDGVLAMLNREHIPPTNVRDLFLGYQTTKMGDGHVKLKPVWIVMPANGDPLILSTG, from the coding sequence ATGAAAGAGCATGTCAAAACGGCATTGTTGACTTTCCTCATCCTGCTCAGTTTTGTACAGACAGGGTTGTTGTGGTACAGCTCCCCCTCTTATGAGGGCAACAAACAGCTGTATGTCACCCGCCCGCAGATTGGAAGCGAGAAATACAACAAAAAACAGATGTATGAACTGGTCGCTCCCCACCAGATCATCTGGCACCACAGCGGTGCCAAGGCGTGGATTCTGCCGGAGCGAAACGGCTATGACAATCTGATCGAAAGCCTGCACGCCGGCAAACTGGAAAACCTGCACCTCATCACTCCCACCGCCGAACAGTGGAACCAACTGTATCAGCAGGGAACGGGAGTGGAACTGCGCTATTTCCGCGATGTGCCGTCGGAAGTGATCAGCGCCTTTTATCTGGATGACATCGATTTGTCCCGGCTGAAATGGGTCAGCCGGATCTGGGTGTTCATCCAAAACAATCAGGTTATCACTTGGATCATTTCTGACAGTGAACAAAAAGTGATGCAGGCACACACCACCATTGCACGCTTTCACAATATATTGGGCGAAATTGCTCACCAGCAGACGGAACCCGTCGACCCGGTTTATACAACCGGCAAGTTTCCGTTGGACACCGCCACTCCGGCTTCCAAGTTTCCGCATGCCTTTTATCTGCCGAAAGACTCGGTACAGGCGACGGAAAGCGTGTATGGGTTGAAAAAGATTCAGATCGATGCCATGAAGAGTTGGCTGTTCAACGATCCGACACTCGTCCGCCGATTTACGACCCAAAACGGTTCGGACGTCTACACGGACACCGGGCGCATCTTGCAGTATAACAAAGAGAAACAGGAGATGATCTACACCTCTTCCGCCAAGGCAACCGAACCTGTATCTCCGTCACTGGAACTGGATCGAATCAACCGTTTTGTGAAAAAACACAGCGGATGGACCGGAAATTACTTGCTGGATCGCCTCACACAAAACAATGACAATACCAATCATTATCACTTCCGGCTGATCGTCGACGGTTTGCCGGTTTACTGGCCGACTGCAATCCAGTCCAAAAACCCGGAACTCGACCCGTTTGGAATCGAGTTGGAAAGCACCGAAGAAGAAGTGTCGATGTATCAGCGTTCGTTGTTGTACCTGTCTTCCGATCCGAAGGAAGTGAATGCGGTCCGCCTCCCCAACAAGGACGGCGTGCTCGCCATGCTGAATCGGGAGCACATCCCGCCAACCAACGTCCGCGACCTCTTTTTGGGTTACCAAACGACAAAGATGGGCGACGGGCACGTCAAACTGAAACCGGTGTGGATCGTCATGCCAGCCAACGGCGATCCTCTCATCTTGTCAACGGGGTGA
- the yycI gene encoding two-component system regulatory protein YycI produces MDWNRAKTVLILAFLCLNAFLAVQLLEIQQERSRLLNVAQSTMKDLKQLLANKKIQLRRSIPEEQPTIPLLEAHLEQPGDGWERTDGAYLKHFYTPPSASRPDDLNQLLRREIENFSTYRTDTVLPQSGNRVYYQTWEGYPLFEGKVEANLKNGRLTDIRWTPLSIRAEETRQRVTPAYVALLNLIESGKVPAEARILTIELGYHGQQYDAESMVLSPVWRVVVQDKNNPPDTYYVNALTGAVESPV; encoded by the coding sequence ATGGATTGGAACCGAGCCAAAACGGTGCTGATACTCGCCTTCCTCTGTTTGAACGCTTTTTTGGCCGTTCAGTTGTTGGAAATCCAACAAGAACGGAGCCGTCTGCTGAACGTGGCACAATCCACGATGAAGGACCTGAAACAATTGTTGGCCAACAAGAAGATTCAACTCCGGCGGTCCATCCCTGAAGAACAGCCCACCATCCCGCTGTTGGAGGCACACTTGGAGCAGCCGGGGGACGGGTGGGAACGGACGGACGGGGCTTATCTCAAACATTTTTATACCCCTCCGTCGGCATCCCGACCTGACGATTTGAACCAATTGCTCCGACGGGAGATCGAAAACTTTTCCACCTATCGCACCGACACGGTGTTGCCGCAATCGGGCAACCGCGTTTATTATCAAACGTGGGAAGGATACCCCCTGTTTGAGGGAAAGGTGGAAGCAAATCTGAAAAACGGCCGGTTGACCGACATTCGATGGACGCCGCTGTCCATCCGTGCGGAAGAAACCCGGCAACGGGTGACACCGGCATATGTCGCCCTGCTCAATCTGATCGAAAGTGGAAAGGTGCCCGCGGAAGCACGGATCCTCACCATCGAATTGGGGTATCACGGGCAGCAATACGATGCGGAATCGATGGTGCTGTCTCCCGTATGGCGCGTGGTGGTTCAGGACAAAAACAACCCTCCCGACACCTACTACGTCAACGCGTTGACGGGAGCCGTCGAATCTCCCGTCTAG
- a CDS encoding MBL fold metallo-hydrolase, translated as MRFSILASGSTGNAVYVETDEIRLLVDAGLSGKQLEQHLKTIGVDPASIQALLVSHEHIDHVKGLGVFSRRYNIPVYMNEPTWQALPSSVGVIDERNRRVFETGTTWGIGNLTVHTFPVSHDAAEPVGFRFEHAGHVLALVTDTGYVNQRIKDVVSGADVLIFESNHDVEMLRMGAYPWNVKRRILSDVGHLSNEDAGEALADILTGNGEDVYLAHLSRDNNLTELAHMTVKQMLEEADFSVGRHVRLWETRHDQPTPLRPVLKKRT; from the coding sequence ATGCGGTTTAGCATACTGGCCAGCGGGAGCACCGGCAACGCCGTGTATGTGGAAACGGATGAAATCCGTTTGCTGGTGGATGCGGGACTCAGCGGAAAACAACTGGAACAACACCTGAAAACCATCGGTGTGGACCCCGCTTCCATCCAAGCCTTGCTTGTCTCACATGAACACATCGACCATGTGAAAGGGCTGGGTGTGTTTTCCCGTCGATACAACATCCCCGTATATATGAACGAACCCACTTGGCAGGCGTTGCCTTCCAGCGTGGGGGTCATCGACGAACGTAACCGTCGCGTGTTCGAAACCGGCACCACATGGGGAATCGGCAACCTGACCGTCCACACCTTCCCCGTGTCCCACGATGCCGCTGAACCGGTCGGTTTTCGTTTCGAGCATGCCGGTCACGTATTGGCCCTGGTGACGGATACGGGGTATGTCAACCAGCGCATCAAAGACGTCGTATCCGGTGCGGACGTCCTGATCTTTGAAAGCAATCACGACGTGGAAATGCTGCGGATGGGCGCTTATCCCTGGAATGTGAAACGCCGGATTTTGAGTGACGTCGGCCATCTGTCCAACGAAGACGCGGGCGAAGCGTTGGCAGACATTTTGACGGGGAACGGAGAGGACGTATATTTGGCGCATTTGAGCCGGGACAACAATTTGACCGAATTGGCCCATATGACAGTGAAGCAAATGTTGGAGGAAGCCGATTTTTCCGTCGGGCGTCATGTGCGACTGTGGGAAACCCGTCATGATCAACCCACTCCGCTCCGCCCGGTGTTGAAAAAACGGACTTGA
- a CDS encoding S1C family serine protease, translating into MNHGGAPQPPGPPPPAGNGGSGKGENGPRRASVWLIALVSGLIGGLLVLLPMTVLMQSGWLTPYGANDRQLQNAPGTQKNVSVSVNSDIINAAKKVRPAVVGVVNLQETGDPFNPGTVQKGTGSGIIFEKVGGNVHIITNNHVIAGAEKVQVVLPKDNGGAKLTAKILGADPVTDLAVLEIPARGIKTIATLGNSDTLQPGEPAIAIGNPLGLDFSQSVTVGVISSTKRSIQVNETTAIDVIQTDAAINPGNSGGALVNAAGQVIGINTLKIAEQGVEGLGFAIPINEAKPIIQDLIQHGRVIRPYLGINLMDLEALPQEYWSELQLPDNVKSGIIIRDVQPGTPADQAGLEAHDVIVAVDGKPVRTAAAFRKYLYNNKKVGDTITITYYRGSSKQSATVRLSEQPAS; encoded by the coding sequence ATGAACCACGGTGGCGCGCCGCAACCTCCGGGACCGCCACCCCCTGCCGGAAACGGTGGATCAGGGAAAGGGGAGAATGGTCCGCGACGGGCATCCGTTTGGCTGATCGCCCTTGTGTCCGGGTTGATCGGCGGTTTGCTGGTGTTGTTGCCGATGACGGTTCTGATGCAAAGCGGTTGGCTGACTCCGTATGGTGCAAATGACAGGCAATTGCAAAACGCGCCGGGGACACAGAAAAATGTCAGCGTAAGCGTCAATTCAGACATCATCAATGCCGCCAAAAAAGTGCGCCCGGCGGTGGTGGGTGTGGTCAACCTGCAAGAAACCGGTGATCCATTCAACCCGGGAACCGTGCAAAAAGGAACGGGATCGGGGATCATCTTCGAAAAAGTCGGCGGCAATGTGCACATTATCACCAACAACCATGTGATTGCCGGTGCGGAAAAAGTGCAGGTGGTTTTGCCCAAGGATAACGGCGGCGCCAAATTGACGGCCAAGATACTGGGGGCCGATCCGGTCACGGATCTGGCGGTGTTGGAAATTCCGGCACGCGGGATCAAAACCATCGCAACGCTGGGCAACTCCGATACGTTACAACCCGGGGAACCGGCCATTGCAATCGGCAACCCCCTGGGACTCGACTTTTCCCAGTCGGTCACCGTGGGTGTCATCAGCTCCACCAAACGCTCGATTCAAGTGAATGAAACGACGGCAATCGACGTCATTCAAACCGATGCGGCCATCAACCCCGGCAACAGTGGCGGCGCTCTCGTCAACGCAGCCGGACAGGTGATCGGCATCAACACACTGAAAATCGCGGAACAGGGTGTAGAAGGTCTCGGTTTCGCCATTCCGATCAATGAAGCCAAGCCGATCATTCAGGATCTGATCCAACACGGCCGGGTGATTCGCCCATACTTGGGGATCAACCTCATGGATTTGGAGGCCTTGCCCCAGGAATATTGGTCGGAACTGCAACTGCCCGACAACGTGAAATCGGGCATCATCATCCGGGACGTGCAACCGGGAACACCGGCCGATCAGGCGGGATTGGAAGCACACGACGTCATCGTGGCCGTGGATGGCAAACCGGTACGCACCGCCGCGGCATTCCGCAAATACCTCTACAACAACAAAAAAGTGGGCGACACGATTACCATCACGTACTACCGCGGCAGCAGCAAACAGTCAGCTACGGTCCGCTTGTCAGAACAACCCGCATCGTAA
- a CDS encoding CxxH/CxxC protein, which yields MPESSYRFACEEHMDVVIDGIVDDFAVAPTILPWPDPTVRAESPAVCHWCGKTADYVLTWTTEAETPST from the coding sequence TTGCCGGAATCCTCGTATCGATTTGCCTGTGAAGAACACATGGATGTAGTAATCGACGGAATCGTCGATGATTTTGCCGTCGCCCCCACCATATTGCCTTGGCCGGACCCCACTGTCCGTGCGGAATCCCCCGCTGTGTGCCACTGGTGTGGCAAAACGGCCGATTATGTACTGACTTGGACGACGGAAGCGGAAACCCCCTCTACATGA
- the rlmH gene encoding 23S rRNA (pseudouridine(1915)-N(3))-methyltransferase RlmH — protein MNIQIIAVGKLKERYLKQGIDEYAKRLSAYAKLDMVEVAEEQARDPVSEAEAEIIKNKEGERILKRIHPDAYVVALAIDGKSMSSEQLSAHLDRLGTYGTNRIAFLIGGSYGLSGEVLRRADMLLSFSKMTFPHQLMRLILLEQIYRAFKISRGETYHK, from the coding sequence ATGAACATTCAAATCATCGCCGTAGGGAAACTGAAAGAACGTTACCTCAAACAAGGGATCGACGAGTATGCAAAACGCCTGTCCGCCTACGCCAAACTGGACATGGTGGAAGTGGCGGAGGAACAAGCCCGCGATCCGGTCAGTGAAGCGGAAGCGGAAATCATCAAGAACAAGGAAGGAGAGCGCATTCTGAAACGGATTCATCCCGATGCCTACGTGGTTGCGCTGGCCATCGACGGGAAATCGATGTCCTCCGAGCAATTGTCCGCTCATCTCGACCGATTGGGTACCTACGGAACGAACCGGATTGCTTTTCTCATCGGCGGTTCTTACGGGTTGTCCGGTGAGGTGCTCCGGCGCGCCGACATGCTCCTTTCCTTTTCCAAGATGACCTTTCCCCATCAACTCATGCGCTTGATTTTATTGGAGCAGATTTACCGCGCGTTCAAAATCAGCCGGGGAGAGACGTATCACAAATGA
- a CDS encoding adenylosuccinate synthase → MSTVVVVGTQWGDEGKGKITDFLAEKAEVVARYQGGNNAGHTIVFGGKRYKLHLIPSGIFYSDKICVLGNGMVLHPEALVEELDYLHQNGVSTDNLRISDRAHVIMPYHLKLDKAEETRKGAGKIGTTGKGIGPAYMDKAARIGIRVADLLDKDIFAEKLKRNLEEKNRLLERFYDMTGFDFDEVYERYLACAERIRPYVTDTSVVLNDAIDQGRRVLFEGAQGVMLDIDQGTYPFVTSSNPVAGGVCIGSGVGPTKIHQVIGVAKAYTTRVGDGPFPTELHNEIGDRIREIGREYGTTTGRPRRVGWFDSVVVRHARRVSGITGLSLNSIDVLTGLDTVKICKAYRYKGKIIENYPANLEVLKDCEPVYEELPGWKEDITKVRSYHELPLAAQHYVERITQLTGIPLAIFSVGPDRDQTIQMRPVYA, encoded by the coding sequence ATGTCGACGGTGGTCGTGGTCGGCACGCAGTGGGGAGATGAAGGGAAAGGAAAAATCACCGATTTCCTCGCTGAGAAAGCCGAAGTTGTGGCACGATACCAAGGCGGTAACAATGCGGGACACACCATTGTGTTCGGAGGAAAACGTTACAAACTGCACTTGATCCCTTCCGGCATTTTTTACTCGGACAAAATTTGTGTATTGGGTAACGGAATGGTGCTCCATCCCGAAGCATTGGTGGAAGAGCTGGATTACCTGCACCAGAATGGCGTGTCCACGGACAATTTGCGCATCTCCGATCGAGCGCACGTCATCATGCCGTATCATCTCAAATTGGATAAGGCTGAGGAAACGCGCAAGGGTGCGGGGAAAATCGGCACCACCGGCAAAGGGATCGGTCCCGCTTACATGGACAAAGCGGCGCGGATCGGTATTCGCGTGGCTGATCTTTTGGACAAAGACATTTTTGCCGAGAAGCTGAAACGGAATTTGGAAGAGAAAAACCGCTTGCTGGAGCGGTTCTATGATATGACCGGATTTGATTTTGATGAGGTGTACGAACGGTATCTCGCCTGCGCGGAACGGATTCGTCCGTATGTAACGGATACATCGGTGGTATTGAATGATGCGATCGATCAGGGGCGCCGTGTGCTGTTTGAAGGGGCGCAAGGCGTCATGCTGGATATCGACCAGGGGACGTATCCTTTCGTCACCTCGTCCAACCCTGTGGCAGGCGGTGTCTGCATCGGCTCCGGAGTGGGTCCGACCAAGATCCATCAGGTGATCGGGGTAGCCAAGGCGTATACCACCCGGGTGGGTGACGGCCCGTTCCCGACGGAACTGCACAATGAAATCGGGGATCGCATCCGGGAGATCGGGCGCGAATACGGCACCACAACCGGGCGTCCGCGTCGGGTGGGCTGGTTTGACAGCGTTGTGGTTCGTCATGCGCGCCGCGTCAGCGGCATTACCGGATTGTCGCTCAACTCGATCGACGTGCTGACCGGTTTGGATACGGTGAAAATCTGCAAAGCATATCGGTACAAAGGGAAAATCATCGAAAACTATCCGGCCAATCTGGAAGTGTTGAAGGATTGCGAACCGGTCTATGAGGAATTGCCCGGATGGAAAGAGGATATCACCAAAGTGCGCAGTTACCATGAACTGCCGTTGGCCGCTCAACACTACGTGGAACGGATTACCCAATTGACCGGCATTCCGCTGGCGATCTTCTCGGTGGGACCGGACCGGGACCAGACGATTCAGATGCGGCCCGTATATGCGTGA